The Vibrio tarriae genome includes a window with the following:
- the deoD gene encoding purine-nucleoside phosphorylase has protein sequence MATPHINAQMGDFADVVLMPGDPLRAKYIAENFLDNAVQVCDVRNMFGYTGTYKGRKISVMGHGMGIPSCSIYVTELIKDYGVKKIIRVGSCGAVNEGIKVRDVVIGMGACTDSKVNRIRFKDHDFAAIADYKMVKAAEEAAKARGIDVKVGNLFSAELFYTPDPSMFDVMDKYGIVGVEMEAAGIYGVAAEYGAKALAICTVSDHIKTGEQTTSEERQNTFNEMIEIALDSVLIGDQAGY, from the coding sequence ATGGCAACTCCACATATTAATGCGCAAATGGGTGATTTCGCTGACGTTGTACTGATGCCGGGTGATCCGCTGCGCGCGAAATACATCGCAGAAAACTTCCTCGATAACGCAGTTCAAGTATGTGATGTGCGCAATATGTTCGGCTACACAGGCACTTACAAAGGCCGCAAGATCTCTGTGATGGGGCATGGTATGGGTATCCCATCTTGCTCAATCTATGTGACCGAGCTTATCAAAGATTACGGCGTGAAAAAGATCATCCGCGTCGGTAGCTGTGGTGCAGTGAACGAAGGCATCAAAGTGCGTGATGTGGTGATCGGTATGGGCGCTTGTACTGACTCTAAAGTGAACCGTATTCGCTTCAAAGATCATGATTTTGCTGCGATTGCGGACTACAAGATGGTAAAAGCTGCAGAAGAAGCGGCCAAAGCACGTGGTATCGACGTGAAAGTTGGCAACCTGTTCTCTGCAGAACTGTTCTACACGCCAGATCCTTCCATGTTCGATGTGATGGATAAATACGGCATCGTTGGCGTAGAAATGGAAGCGGCAGGCATTTACGGTGTAGCAGCGGAATACGGTGCGAAAGCACTAGCGATCTGTACTGTGTCTGACCACATCAAAACGGGTGAGCAAACCACCTCAGAAGAGCGTCAAAACACCTTCAATGAGATGATTGAAATCGCACTGGACTCTGTACTGATTGGCGACCAAGCGGGTTACTAA